A single region of the Capra hircus breed San Clemente chromosome X unlocalized genomic scaffold, ASM170441v1, whole genome shotgun sequence genome encodes:
- the NDUFB11 gene encoding NADH dehydrogenase [ubiquinone] 1 beta subcomplex subunit 11, mitochondrial yields MAAGMLGLCGRRLLAVAATRGLPAARVRWESSSSRAVIAPSTLAGKRPSEPTLRWQEDPEPEDGNLYEKNPDSHGYDKDPALDVWNMRVVFFFGFSVVLVLGSTFVAYLPDYRMQEWARREAERLVKYREAHGLPIMESNCFDPSKIQLPEDED; encoded by the exons ATGGCGGCGGGGATGTTGGGTTTGTGCGGCCGCCGCCTTTTGGCAGTGGCGGCGACGCGAGGGCTCCCGGCTGCCCGTGTTCGCTGGGAATCTAGCTCCTCCAGGGCTGTGATCGCCCCGTCCACTCTGGCGGGAAAGCGGCCGTCAGAACCGACTTTACGCTGGCAGGAGGACCCAGAACCCGAGGACGGAAACCTCTATGAGAAG AACCCAGATTCCCACGGTTATGACAAGGACCCTGCTTTGGACGTCTGGAACATGCGAGTTGTCTTCTTCTTCGGATTCTCCGTCGTCTTGGTCCTTGGCAGCACCTTTGTGGCTTATCTGCCTGACTACAG GATGCAGGAGTGGGCCCGCCGGGAAGCTGAGAGGCTTGTGAAATACCGAGAGGCCCATGGCCTCCCCATCATGGAGTCCAACTGCTTCGACCCCAGCAAGATCCAGCTGCCAGAGGATGAGGACTAA